The Alnus glutinosa chromosome 10, dhAlnGlut1.1, whole genome shotgun sequence DNA window TGAACTTATGCTTGACTCTTTACAAACAgaggggtgctacacatgcacccctcatcccCTCTCATCCTcccttttcattaaataaattggttttaatgaaaaagtagtctatgatgtcacatcagagactactttttcattaaaaccaATTTGTTTAATGAAAAGGGAGGCATGAAGGGGGGATGAAGGGAtgttttttagcatttctcttacaaaaaacaaaaaacaaaaaaaacttatgCCTACTGAAGTTTCAATTCTATAACACTGAAGCTGCACGGAAATTTCCATATGGAAAATTGTTATAGATATTATTGACAAACGTTATGGGTCCTACAAAAGTTATGGAAGGACCTTTCTTTTCACTGTCGCACGGCAGGCAAGTTTGACGGactaaaattttctcaaattatttattgaaatttaaaaaaattcggaCACGTGATTATGAAAGATTATTTATTGAATCTATTTAAAAGGATAAGTGGTTGAAcagcctaatttttatttggtcaagtagATCTTATAAGTGGTTTCTCATAATCACTTACcttaattctcttaaattcaaaaaaataatttgagaggattctGATTAAATTTGACAATTATTCCGCAAGTTGTTGAGCAATTGCTTTCAACCATATTCAAttcttaaaacaatttttttttaatttttaattataaaattaaaataaatgaaaataactaGTAAACGTTTTTTTCACCAactaaaaatagttttaagagaaaatgACATGTCCACTTGCTTTAACTCCTTttctattttgaaatttaattttaattttcatgaaTTTTAAACCATACTTTAGACATTTTTAAATTGAGACCTactttttgttaaatatacatattattatacctgttgattaaataattttttttaaaacaaaaaaaaaaaaccctacaccTCTTATCACATGAATGATTTTACAAACACGTAATGGGATAATTTGTTAAGTTTTGAAGgaacttaaattttttagatCTGTTAAAAAGAACTTAACTTTTTTAATCAAACACAAGGTTTAAGGCTAATTTTTTGCATGCCTTCTCATTATTTTATCAtacttaaatagaaaatattgtgaccctaaaggtgaaaataaaaaataagtatagtaATCAAATCATTGGACCAAGTACATCAATTACAACCTATCCTCTAaaaataagtatggtaatctTAGACCCAAGTACATGTAAATCCGAAAGCCAGGGAATGCCCCTTACAACTGGGGAATTGGTACGTAGTTCCAAAACTTTGGGCTTAAGAGCCCAAAAAAACAGTTCTTTTGTGGTTTTTAGTTTTGCTTAATTTAATGAAACCTACTAAAATTTTCAGAAACATGTATTGCTTCTATTCAGAAGTTGGCATGAGTACCGGAGGTTTGAGATAgggttaaattttgttttatatgaatcgcaaatttcatacaaacttAATACGAAATAATATATTAGACTTGAGGAGtttgatctgtttaattaaatgaatcgggTTAGGATTGACTTATTTAGTCTTATACCAATGTCTCAATGCGAACTGAACCCAACACGAGAATACGAATTGCCACTCTTAATTTGGAGAAATGAAATTTTGGTCTGAATCAGGTgtgattatatttttattctatttttcttttttaataatgcTTTGATATCGGGTGTGGGGATAATAAATTATGCATCCATTTTTCTCCTCTTGATCTTACTATacttaggggtgtaaacgagctgagctactcgtgagcttactcgagatcggctcgaataaactcgactcgtgctcgaatcgattattaaatgagctactcgtgaacacgaaaatcaaactcgattattaaacgatgcaaactcgtataaactcgactcgactcgactaaagctcgtgaacccgctcgtataaagatcgactcgtttattaaggctcgactcgtatatatatatataactagttttataatatagtatattaataaataatatactatatgtaagcataaattaagtaataaataacaatagttattagttagtatatattaattggttatagttatataaaataataaaagtgaataatatcaataattaattattagtcatatgatataatgacaatttgtatacttaatcatattattcatgttatataataagattatatggctatatgatcatataataatataacattgtgccatatgacatgtaaatataaaatatgcaatcactttattatatgttatgagtttatcattaaatacttaataatcattacatcacgtgatctaagatctaagatttaagatcatacgagttgttaaatcatgttaatacattaaatatgctatcatatgataatacttagatcgtatgatcatataatattagtattattagtagatagttataaattatgatttatgactcataaattcataatgatcaatttgaccatatttaattacttattatagattcatagataattgtaattcagattctagactcattgtcaattgccttattgtttgcttttattgcaaaattctaatacctgcaagtgcacattattttgaaaatttgtggtttaatttttaattttttttttttttttttgctaaagtcaataatttaaattatgatacgagccgagctcgagccgagtactcgagctcgggatcgaccaaaatggccgagctcgagctcgagctcggacaatagtttttgttacgcgagccgagctcgcacaagatttttcagctcgtgtcgagctcgagctcgagctcgagctttactgtttgttaaacgagccgagcccgaacaggcaatacccgctcaggatcggctcgtttacacccctaactaTACTAAAATAAAGAAGTCACAGTCAAAATCGTGAGCCAAATAAGATGGCCCGACTACCCCGAAAACACGCTAAGGATAACCAAACTTTTAAAAACCGTGTTTTCGCTTTGAGAGGTGGTCAAAACAGTTGGGTTCTTTCTCATGTTTCTGCGGTGGTTCGTTTCCAGCCGGTCATATtggtctcctttaatttccattTAGCAACAATGATAGGAATTTGACTGACAGTGACAGCAACAAAGTTCTAAATTCATGCCTTGAGCTTATGCCTGCTGAAATTTCAATTCTATAACACTGAAGCTTCACGGAAATTTTCATTATGGAAACTTGTTAAAGGTGTTATTGACAAACGTTATGGGACCTACAAAAGTTATGGGAGGGCCTCTCTTTTCACTGTCGGCAGGCAATTAAGTTTGACAACTATTCCGCTAGTTGTTGAGCAATTGCTTTCAACGACATTCAATTCttgaaacaaatttttttttaccaactAAAAATAGCTTTAACTCCTtttctattttgaaattttaatttctattttcatGAATTTTAAACCATACTTTAGACATTTGTAAATTGAGACCTACTTTTTGTTAaacatagaaaataaataattataaaaaaatattattataccaattgattaattagttttttttttctaaaaaaaagaaatccaaaaaataCCCTATTCCTCCTGTCACGTGAATGATTTCACAAACACATAATGAGATAATTTGTTAAGTTTTGAGATCATCTAGACCAATTAAATTCCTTAAAAGAAACCTATGtattttcaaacacaaagtttGAGGCTAATTTTCTACATGTCTTCTCATTATTTCatcattcttaaataaaaaatattacaattgTAAAggtggaaataaaaaataaatatggtaATTGGTAATTGATTACCATCAATTACAATCGATCCTCTAAAAAATAAGTACGGTAATCTTGGATCCCTAAGTACATGTAAATCCGAAAGCTAAGGGAAAGCCCCTTATTACAACTGAGGAATTGGTACGTAGTTCCAAAACTTAGGGCTTTGAGAGCCCACAAAACAAGAAATGTCATCACGGGCAAGAACCATAGAAACAGTTcttttgtagtttttatttttgcttataATGAAACCTAAAAACATTTTCAGAAACTTGTATAGCTTCTATTCAGAAGTTGGCATGAGTACTGGAGGTTTGAAATagggttaaattttttttatacggTTTGTTAACTTGATACAAACTCAAAATGAAATAACAGATTAGGATCCAAAGGcctgacctgtttaattaaataagtcggattatggttgacctatataatcttatacctatATCTCAATACGAACTGATCGAACTTAACAAGCGAACACGAATTGTCAGTCTTAATTTGAGAAGTCAAATTTTGATTTGAATTAGGTGcgattatatttttattatatttttcttagttaatctttctttttcatttttttttttgataatgctTTGATATCGGGTGTGGCCGTGTGGGGATATTAAATTATgcatccctttttttttcctcttgaattaactatattaaaataaagaagTCACAGTCAAGATTGTGCAAGTATTAGATCTGGACAATACAAATAGTTGAATTCTCGATGACGACCAAACAAATGAACAATTATATAATATGGTCCGACTACCTTCAAAACACGCTAAAGATAGCCGAACTTTTAAAAACTATGTTTTCACTTTGAGGGATGCAATGTTATTGTGCAAGaatattttttcactttcttaTGTTTCTGCTGTGGTTCGTTTTCAGCCATTCATTAtggtctcctttaatttccattGAGCAACAAAGATAGGAATTTGACGGACAGAAACGAAAGTTGTAAATTGATGCCTTGAACTTTTATGCCCAGGGAAGTTTCAATTCTATAACACTGAAGCTTCACGGAAATTTCAATATGGAAAATTGTTAAAGATATTATTGACAAACGTTATGGGAGGACCTTTCTTTTCAGTGTCGGCAGGCAAGTTTGACAACTATTCTGATCCGCAAGTTGTTGAGCAATTGCTTTCAACGACATTCAATtcttgaaacaattttttttttttttttaccaactAAAAATAGCTTTAACTCCTtttctattttgaaattttaatttctattttcatGAATTATAAACCATACTTTAGACATTTGTAAATTGAGACCTACTTTTTGTTAAACATAGAacacaaataatatataaaaaaaaatattattatatatacccgttgattaaataaatttttttttttaaaaaaaaagaaatccaaaaagCCCCTACTACTCCGGTCACGTGAATGATTTCACAAACACGTAATAAGATAATTTGTTAAGTTTTGAAAGAATCTAGACCCATTAGATTCTTTAAAGGaaacttaaacttttttaaacacAAAGTTTGAGGCTAATTTTCTGCATGCCTTCTCATTATTTCATCAttcttaaatagaaaatattacaattataaaggtgaaaataaaaaataaatatgataacCATCAATTATAATCAGTCCTCTAAAAAAATAAGTCCGTAATCTTGGATCTTCAAGTACACGTAAATCCGAAAGCCAAGGGAAATCCCCTTATTACAACTGGGGAATTGGTATGTAGTTCCAAAACTTTGGGCTTTAAGAACTCACAAAATAGGAAATGTCATCACGGGCAAGAACCATAGAAACAGTTcttttgtagtttttatttttgcttaatTTAATGAAACCTACTAACATTTTCAGAAACTTGTATAGCTTCTATTCAGAAGTTGGCATGAGTACTGGAGGTTTGAAAtaggttaaattttttttatacggTTTGTTAACTTGATACAAACTCAAAACGAAATAACAGATTAGGATCCAAAGGcctgacttgtttaattaaatgaatcagattatggttgacctatatagtcttatacctataTATCAATACGAACTGAACTTAACAGGCGAACACGAATTGTCGGTCTTAATTTGAGAAGTCAAATTTTGATTTGAATTAGGTGcgattatatttttattatatttttcttagttaatctttctttttctttttctttttttgataatgttttgataTGGGTGTGGCCGTGTGGGGATAATAAATTATGCAtcccttttttttcctcttgaattaactatattaaaataaataagtcaCGGTCAAGATTGTGCAAGTATTAGATCTGGACAATACAAGGAGTTGAATTCTCGATGACGACCAAACAAATGAACAATTATATAGCAGCAGGGCCTGCAATCCACAATGAGTAGCTTAAAATAACCCACGTCATCTCAAAGGAcacaacttacaaaaaaaaagaaaggcagCCAAATGAAATGGTCCGACTGCCCCTAAAACACGCTAAAGATAACCGAATTTCCAAAAACCAGTAGGGCTCTTTCTTATGTTCCTGTGGTGGCTCGTTTCCAGCCGTTCATTAtggtctcctttaatttccattCCGCAACAAAGATGGAAATTTGACTGACAGAAACGAAAGTTCTAAATTGATGCATTGAACTTATGCCTACTGAAGTTTCAATTCTACAACACTGAAGCTTCAAGGAAATTTTCATTGCCTTTTTTcataattctatttttttttttttaatttatttctctaTTCAATGCAGAGAAATCAATGCCCAGCTCGACATCTACATCTCAACGGTCAAACGAGGTGGCTCCTTCAAGGAATAGCAAGAGCTTGCAGAGCAGGGGGAAATTGTTAAAGATATTATTGACAAACGTTATGGGAGgacctttaatttcttttcactcTTCGCAGGCCAGTTTGAAGAATTaggatatttttcaaattatttgttaaaatttaaaagaatttaagtATGTGATTGTAAGAGACTACTTATTGGACTCATTTGATGAGATGTGATTGgacaacttaatttttatttggtcaggtaagtcttataagtggtctctcataaTTATCTACCCAAATTcgcttaaatttaaaaaaataatttaaaataattttgataagTCTGACAATTATTTCGCAAGTTGTTGAGCAATTGCTTTCAACGACATtcaattcttgatttttttttttttaactttttaattttaaaattaaaataaatgaaaataactaGTAAATGTTTTTTTCACCTactaaaaatagttttaagagaaaatgACATGTCCCACTCACTTGCTTTAACTCCTTttctattttgaaatttaaatttaaattttcatgACATTTTAAACCATACTTTAGACATTTGTAAATTGAGACCTACTTTTTTGTTAAACAGAGAAcacaaataattattaaaaaaaaaaaattattattatacctgttgattaaataattttttttttttttttaaaaaaaaaaaaaaacccatactCCTACTATTACATGAATGATTTCACAAACACGTAACAGTataatttgttaggttttgaaggAACCTAGACTATTTAGATCCGTTAAAGGGAACCTAAACTTTTTCaatcaaacacaaggtttgaggCTAATTTTTAACATACATGCTCATTATTTCATCATGcttaaataaaaactattacAACTGTAGAGgtggaaataaaaattaaatatggtaatcaaattatttgatttcattaccaTCAAGTACAATCAttcattttttggtaattatcTTATAAGGTAAGTATCAAAtcataacaaaaattttaacataagAAACTTATCCtaccatattatatattttaatattaatatctgCTCTGCGTGGAATTCCATTTTCATAACACCTTAATAGAGGGGATCAATGGCCATGGCTCCCACGACTATGGCCAAGGAGACCCACGGCCATGGGTTTCAAGAGACCCACGACTTCATATGGAACGGGAGCCTTGGTTTGACCCGACCATTTCATGTTGATTACGAGTCAAAATTATGCCTTTAGCAACTCTAGAAAATTTTTGCCAAGATACACCTAACTTTAAAATGTGCTTAACTCTCTTAAACTACAATTTCTTGCAACTTGCACCATTCATTAGTTTCTGGcattaaaatagaaagaaatggCACATTTTATACTCATGTAATTTTTAACTTGAAATATTCAACATTAGCatttataaaaagaacaaataaatataacaaagaaaattaaggaaaaagagGTGTTAGCCAAGCACCCTCATAAGGATGATCGAGGAGATGATTTGCCAACCCCTTAATCACTTTTGGtgtgaaaacaaaaaagtttatTCATATACATTTACTCTGATTTTGAGATGACTTCTAACACTTAGCTTAAATGCATTGCAGGCGTCCCTGCATTGATGCTCTAAGAGCTTGTGGAGACAAAAGGATTAGGAGGCATGGTTAAATTATCTATTTCTTCTAACATTTGAATTGCACCTTTCATGGAAGGACGATCCCCTGGATGCCACTGAATACACCAAAGTCCAACAATTGCAAGTTTCTTTGCAATTATTGCATCTCTATCACTCTCAATGAAGACTTGTAGGTCTTCTTTTTGTTCCATGAGATTGTAAATCCATTCTGGAAAGTAGACTTCGCTAGTGTTCTCCTCAACGTCAACATTTTTCCTCCCTCCAATTATTTCAAGCAACAACATTCCAAAACTATAAACATCTGCTTTATAAGACACATTTCCGAAGTTTCTAGAGAACACTTCGGGTGCAATATAACCCATGGTCCCCCTTGCTGTTGTCATGGACACTACACTTTGATCCTTAGAACACAATTTGGCATGACCGaaatcagaaatttttggattGAAGTTTTGGTCTAGCAAAATATTATGAGGTTTTATATCAAAATGGACGATCCGTTGGTCGCATCCTTGGTGAAGATATTCAATTCCATTCGCTATGCCAATTGCTATTTCTTGCAACTTATCCCAACCAAGAAAATTGTTCTTGGTGTTTGTTGAAGATATGAACTTGTCCAATGATCCATTTGGTAAGAACTCGTAAACTAGAGCTCGTTTAAATCCATCAGCACAAAACCCAACCAAGCGAACCACATTAACATGGTGGATCCTACCCATTGTTCCAACttcattgatgaattcttcCCCATTTTTCTTGGGCATGTTTAAGATCTTCACCGCAACATAGATTTCATTGGAAAGCTTTCCTTTGAACACCGTTCCATAAGCTCCTTCACCTAGCTTATCAGTAAATTGACTTGTAATCCTTTCAATATCAGCATACAAATACCTTGTGGGCTTAAAATTTCTGTAATCGTCCAAAAACTTTTGGATATTTGCTTGGTTTGCCTTTTCTACTTTATCATATCTATAGATATAGTAGACTGCAAAGACCGCTAGTACTAATAGAAATGAACCTACGGAAACACCTGCATGTTAAACAATTAATCACCGGTCAAGATCTATAATTTCCATGCATATGCCCaacaatatattaattaaatatttcaaattaaTGACTAGTGAACAACTTACCAATAGccacaaatttttttgattcaCCTGTAAAAGATTTTAACATAATTAGCTTCTCAGTGTTAAATTAAGCTTTCAGAacaaataatgatttaacatgatatcagagtaaAAGTTTTGAGTTTGAACCCTATTTCCGTCAATTTATTCAATTTcacttaaatatttaatatgttGGGCTCCACCTGTTAATGAGAAGTTTAAGCCCATGTATACGTGATGGAAAGCATTAAGtattgagtaaataattaaacttaTTTTTCCTACTATTTTAAGCTTTTAATACctatcagaaaacaaaaaatcattaTAAAGGCggatatatatatctatacatACCTATGGTGTGTTTAGGTTGTCTAGGGAAGCACTCTGTTTCTGAGCCATTGCCCATGTTCTTCATTCTACAATTCTTCCCTTCCCCTTCGCAGTGTTCGCATGCTGGACTGTTCCACTTCAATTCTAAAACTTTTTCATCTCCGAAAATTATATTACGTAGAATGAATCGAACATCGTACATCTTCCTACAAGATGACATGGGCAAGAAGCTGATGTCATCATATGTATATATGGCATAAAATTGGTTGCCAGCGCCACTAAGACAGGAGATCCGGTGGGATCTACTGTCGTTGGTTGCTTTTGCTTGGGAACAATTGAATAAGGAATAGCCATGAATTTCATCCAAATACATGTAGTCTCGTTTGAAATCAAAAGGCGAGGCAGATAAATTGAATCGCTGAAGCTGTCTTGGGAAGCAATCATCTGGGTCATATAAATGAATTACCTGAGATTTGTAGTCAATCATTTTAACAAAGAGCTTTACTGAATCGGGCAGCTCGAGCTCTGTATCATTTGTCTCAGTGCAGGAAAGATTAAACCCAGGAAAGCCACAGTGATCTTGCTGCCTGTTTTTGAGACTGAAAGGAAATCGGACGGCTGGGCCGCGGGGTCCACACTGTAATTCAGAACACTCATTTTGGCCTTCTCCATGCCCTACTACGATGAAAACAAGAAGCAAGAAGAAGTAGGAGATTCCCACTTGTAAGGAAATATCCATCTTTGTAGGCTCAAAGGTTTCTCAGATCGATGTTAGAACTAATTAGAACAAACAAGCTACTACCATAAATAATTTGTTTCGTCGCACACGCATATTGACTCGgtcaacttttattataattttcgtAGAAATTAACCTCAAAGTCTATCAACAAATACGGTCCCAGTCCCAACCGACATAGAAAAAAACAAGTTGTGGTCCCAGACTTGTCGGTGGGTAAAAGAGTTTTAagatcttttatatttttgtaattaaatatttaaatttaaaaaatattaatttaagattttttctttttaatttttttttggattccaACCATCTTTCACTTTACTAGTTCTATGTGACGCAGCCATAGCCCAAAGACACTATGTTTTACTTGGAAAAGGTTATTTCAATTAAGAAGCTGCAGGGTTAATTATTTGGAAAAGGTTCTTGCGTACTCAcattttctacaaaaaaaaaaaaaaaaaaaaaaaaaaaaaaaaaaaacttgaaacttTTACCAGGGAGTGAAAAGTGTAGATATAGGACGGAAGTGTGTACTTGTGCATGACATGTTGGATAAGAGATTTATTACTTTTTGGAGTATTTTTTATGGTATTTTTTTAGATATAtagttatgttttgtatttttcgtTGATAGTTTTGTTGTGCATCAAATGTTTTATATGGTTTGATTGATTGTATTGCTTTCTTATATAACATTTGGGATAAATagacaaaattatatatatagtaatgtgaaatcaaaaTTAGTAATGCATTAAGacttacaaaaattaaaacatgccCAAATTATCTTCAAAATGGTTTAAAATAtgtcaaaataaaaactaaaaaaagatttcaaaaactaaaataagCTTAATacttaatatataaatatcaaataataaCTACATTTAATAATCTTAACCATACACATACAGTTAGAAATAACATTAGGCTAATGCGGATATCTATCATAATCTTAAAAAACGCAGCTGGATTCCATTTTAATAGGTGTGaggatcctttttttttcttttttttttttctttttttaactttttcctttatttaatgAAGATGTCTATTGCAACTTGCACAATACACATACCACTCAAAGAAGTTTCTGGCGCGGTCACTGTAAGCCGCCTAGCTTGGTCAAAGTCAAGCTCATCAATGAAAGTAGGCCCAATTCACCAACAGCATGGAACCCATTGTAATCCAATCGTTATCAGTGGCCGAGTCTTCTCCAATGGCTTCAATGGCGCCATTGAAGCCATTCCGTctctcataaattcataatcttctctctctctctctttctctctaaaaaTGGCAAGAGGAAtgctctttcttgttcttctaaTTGTACTCCTAGTTCATGAAACCTGGAGTGCGAAAGATGGTGAACACTGTGCTCCTTCTTCCTGCGGCAATATTAAGAACATAAGCTATCCGTTCGCGCTAAAAGACGACCCAGAAACCTGCGGCGATCCAAGGTATAGGCTTTCATGTGAGAACAACCAGACAGTGTTATATTTGTATGCCGGAAAATACAACGTACGGGAAATCAATTACACTAACTTCAGAATCCGAGTTTCAGACTCCGGTATTCAGGAGAATGATAACCACTCTTTAATCCCTCATTATTTTTTGAGGGACGAAAATTTCACTCCAGGGGATCCATATGCCACAGAGGTTCGATATTATAACAAATATGGAGTTCCAGCACATACATATAATCTGTGGACGGCATATGTCTCAAAGCCTGCGGCTTTCGTGAATTGCGAAAAGCCTGCGATTTCTTCATTGTATGTGAACATTTCTGCTTGCTTTATTAACTCTTCCAAGAGTTATAGATATATTCAGGTTGGCACAACGGGTGCAGAGTATGTGGAGGACACGTGTCAAGTTGAGCAAATTTATCAGATGAGGGGGAAAAGTTCTTACCCGGAAGATATTTCCTGTTCAGACGTCCACAATGATATATTGGTATATGGTTTTCAGCTTTCATGGCACCAAGTTTATTGTGGAAGCTGCGCCGGAGATGATGTCTGCTACCTCAATTACGCCAACAATATTACTGTTCGTTGCTTTCAGAATGATACTGGTGCGCAAAAACATTCTTATTTTGCTTTTgcatatttctttcttttcagaATTCTTTTCATAAATAGCTTAAGATATTTATTCTAGTTTAGCATATATATGATGACTTGATTTTTAATTCTAAGTATCAAAAACCTgatttaattcttttcttttttcaatggaAAAGGAGGATcccttattcatccaaaaaaaagagGATTCCTTCGAAATCTATGGCAAGGTGAGGTTTCTATCTCAAAAAgttgtttgatatatatatatatatataatcacacaACAAAATAGAATTTGGATGAGTTTTTCTTGGGCATGCAATGGTTGAtctcataaataaatatttttctttccggattcagttatttttggtgtgacaaattattattttggatagtaaaaaagtaaaaaagaaaagaaggaaaatctTTACTAATGAATAATTTTACATTTCATATAAATGTCtatcaagtgtccatcaaataataAGATAGcttttaaaactatcatttgatcaaattcaaaatttgatcaattacacgcctaatggtgattttaaaaaccaccttattatttgatggacacttgatggacacttgatggacatTTAATTACTCCTTAATTACCCCCCttatattttatcacttttacaattatattcataaactttaaaaaatgttaatttaatgtatccttctttgaatttttttatttttttttttaattttgcctcctttgttagtattttcaattaaatcctAAAGGAGGAGTGTcaatatttc harbors:
- the LOC133879891 gene encoding rust resistance kinase Lr10-like isoform X1; translated protein: MDISLQVGISYFFLLLVFIVVGHGEGQNECSELQCGPRGPAVRFPFSLKNRQQDHCGFPGFNLSCTETNDTELELPDSVKLFVKMIDYKSQVIHLYDPDDCFPRQLQRFNLSASPFDFKRDYMYLDEIHGYSLFNCSQAKATNDSRSHRISCLSGAGNQFYAIYTYDDISFLPMSSCRKMYDVRFILRNIIFGDEKVLELKWNSPACEHCEGEGKNCRMKNMGNGSETECFPRQPKHTIGESKKFVAIGVSVGSFLLVLAVFAVYYIYRYDKVEKANQANIQKFLDDYRNFKPTRYLYADIERITSQFTDKLGEGAYGTVFKGKLSNEIYVAVKILNMPKKNGEEFINEVGTMGRIHHVNVVRLVGFCADGFKRALVYEFLPNGSLDKFISSTNTKNNFLGWDKLQEIAIGIANGIEYLHQGCDQRIVHFDIKPHNILLDQNFNPKISDFGHAKLCSKDQSVVSMTTARGTMGYIAPEVFSRNFGNVSYKADVYSFGMLLLEIIGGRKNVDVEENTSEVYFPEWIYNLMEQKEDLQVFIESDRDAIIAKKLAIVGLWCIQWHPGDRPSMKGAIQMLEEIDNLTMPPNPFVSTSS
- the LOC133879891 gene encoding rust resistance kinase Lr10-like isoform X2; this encodes MYDVRFILRNIIFGDEKVLELKWNSPACEHCEGEGKNCRMKNMGNGSETECFPRQPKHTIGESKKFVAIGVSVGSFLLVLAVFAVYYIYRYDKVEKANQANIQKFLDDYRNFKPTRYLYADIERITSQFTDKLGEGAYGTVFKGKLSNEIYVAVKILNMPKKNGEEFINEVGTMGRIHHVNVVRLVGFCADGFKRALVYEFLPNGSLDKFISSTNTKNNFLGWDKLQEIAIGIANGIEYLHQGCDQRIVHFDIKPHNILLDQNFNPKISDFGHAKLCSKDQSVVSMTTARGTMGYIAPEVFSRNFGNVSYKADVYSFGMLLLEIIGGRKNVDVEENTSEVYFPEWIYNLMEQKEDLQVFIESDRDAIIAKKLAIVGLWCIQWHPGDRPSMKGAIQMLEEIDNLTMPPNPFVSTSS